One Gemmatimonas sp. UBA7669 genomic window carries:
- a CDS encoding YncE family protein gives MRHASGSQFQRWTTALCIAATLAASSVSAQQRPQQKPPQPAKPTRDYWVYVGAESADLIHRVRFGPSGTTVERTTAIGELAAEMEGPHGLVISADARYLYMTTGHGFPDGKYWKYELGPDTLVGNGTLLGNFPASIDVTPDGLYTLSVNFNLHGDMVPSSVSVVYTPTNTEVARIVTCTMPHGSRITADGLHQYSTCMMDDQLVEVDTRSFEVSRRFSLAKGKEGPLPLTAGTLAAMNAGMNHTGHDAHAAHNAAAPAAKAAGPVVDPAQVGRAGLGLAKHDMTPASCSPTWAQPSAKGDRIYVACNKADEILEIDRKTWALQRRFKTGRGVYNLAATADNKYLMATLKQGHAVEIFDLTSGKSVGVVPTSNRLAHGIAVSADSRYAFVSSEGVGAQPGKVDVIDIVARAKVGTADVGQQASGIAFWKQTP, from the coding sequence ATGCGACACGCATCCGGCTCCCAATTCCAGCGGTGGACCACGGCGTTGTGCATCGCCGCGACACTCGCCGCTTCTTCGGTGTCTGCGCAGCAACGGCCGCAGCAGAAGCCGCCGCAGCCCGCCAAGCCCACCCGGGACTACTGGGTGTATGTCGGGGCCGAGTCGGCCGACCTCATCCATCGTGTACGCTTCGGCCCTTCGGGCACGACGGTCGAGCGAACGACCGCCATCGGCGAACTCGCCGCCGAAATGGAAGGCCCGCACGGCCTCGTCATCTCGGCCGACGCCAGATACCTGTACATGACCACCGGCCACGGCTTTCCCGATGGCAAGTACTGGAAGTACGAGCTCGGCCCCGACACGCTCGTCGGCAATGGCACCCTGCTCGGCAACTTCCCGGCGTCCATCGACGTCACGCCGGACGGACTCTACACACTGTCGGTGAATTTCAATCTGCACGGTGACATGGTGCCGAGCTCGGTGTCGGTGGTGTACACGCCCACCAACACCGAAGTCGCGCGCATCGTGACCTGCACCATGCCGCATGGCAGTCGCATCACGGCGGATGGCCTGCACCAGTACAGCACCTGCATGATGGATGATCAGTTGGTGGAGGTCGACACGCGCAGCTTCGAGGTCTCGCGCCGCTTCTCGCTGGCCAAGGGCAAGGAAGGCCCGCTGCCACTCACGGCGGGCACCCTCGCGGCCATGAATGCCGGCATGAATCACACGGGGCATGACGCGCACGCGGCGCACAATGCCGCCGCACCTGCAGCCAAGGCCGCCGGCCCCGTCGTCGATCCGGCGCAGGTGGGACGCGCCGGGCTCGGTCTCGCAAAGCATGACATGACGCCCGCGTCCTGCTCGCCGACCTGGGCACAGCCGTCAGCGAAGGGCGATCGCATTTACGTGGCGTGCAACAAGGCCGACGAGATTCTCGAGATCGATCGCAAGACCTGGGCGTTGCAGCGGCGCTTCAAGACGGGCCGCGGCGTGTACAATCTCGCCGCCACGGCCGACAACAAGTACCTCATGGCCACGCTCAAGCAGGGCCACGCCGTCGAGATCTTTGATCTGACATCCGGCAAGAGTGTCGGCGTCGTGCCCACCTCCAACCGCCTCGCGCACGGCATCGCCGTGTCCGCCGACTCGCGCTATGCCTTTGTGTCCAGCGAGGGCGTGGGCGCGCAGCCCGGCAAGGTGGACGTCATCGACATCGTGGCGCGCGCCAAGGTCGGCACCGCCGACGTGGGCCAGCAGGCCAGCGGCATCGCGTTCTGGAAGCAGACGCCCTGA
- a CDS encoding Ig-like domain-containing protein translates to MNVARRLRFVTIAAAVSAVGPLPSVSLHAQAAPAAATVARLVAEPARVTLRAGESTPVKVTAYDANGRALSDATVRVTGPRQAMRYSNGKLEAFRAGSYTATATAMGAQGPITLDIPVIVSWPALAKLTMTADSGRLYTGVALNHKIEGTHADGSPRYGLVATWRSSNAAVAEVDRFGTVTALKPGAVTITAEAEGVTASTSYTVVTNPVASIALDIPEDVILTGQVVRLKATARNASGTPVSDAPITWSYTYTPDDTTVAPGGPGIVDWGRFTANHPGRFTLLAQSGGVVARKVLEAKPRDVVRRISVTGRGTINTTATSDLWPWTGKDGRDYVLVGTWGGDGYGMVFDITDMNNIVKTDSIKIDARTINDVTVSPDGRYGVLAREGASNRINGVVILDLANPAHPKIASTFEQELTGGVHNMFATNDHLFAISGGQKYVIIDVKDIYKPKYVSEYQHPNARIHDLWVRDGIAYSAQGGVGTVIVDVGNGKWGGTIEKPKLINVFPINSGHEIYPYVQKSTGRTYLFIGDEEMNRAGRVWEGTNYRSTLGQKGGIAQTSGGYVHIVDATDPMNMRKVGRYHLEDYGAHDIIVEDDVLYQAYYDGGVRIVDVSGELMGNLAEQRREIAVFKPYDPQGHTANAPFVMNAMPWKGQILFTDFNTGLWAAKLEPKQKAITP, encoded by the coding sequence ATGAACGTAGCGCGCCGCCTGCGTTTCGTCACGATTGCTGCCGCCGTGTCGGCGGTCGGTCCACTGCCCTCTGTGTCCCTGCACGCGCAGGCGGCGCCCGCGGCTGCCACGGTGGCCCGTCTGGTGGCCGAACCGGCGCGCGTCACGCTGCGTGCCGGTGAATCCACGCCGGTCAAGGTCACGGCCTACGACGCCAATGGGCGCGCGCTCAGTGACGCGACCGTGCGTGTGACGGGGCCGCGCCAGGCCATGCGCTACAGCAACGGCAAGCTCGAAGCGTTCCGTGCGGGCTCGTACACGGCCACCGCCACGGCCATGGGCGCGCAGGGGCCGATCACGCTCGACATTCCGGTCATCGTGAGTTGGCCGGCACTGGCCAAGCTCACCATGACGGCCGACTCGGGTCGCTTGTACACCGGTGTGGCGCTGAACCACAAGATTGAAGGCACGCACGCCGACGGCAGCCCGCGCTACGGCCTTGTGGCCACCTGGCGCAGCAGCAACGCCGCGGTGGCCGAAGTGGATCGCTTTGGTACGGTGACGGCGCTCAAGCCCGGCGCGGTGACGATCACCGCTGAGGCGGAAGGTGTGACGGCGAGCACGTCGTACACCGTGGTGACCAACCCGGTGGCGAGCATCGCGCTCGACATTCCCGAGGACGTGATCCTCACGGGACAGGTGGTGCGACTCAAGGCCACGGCACGCAACGCGAGTGGTACCCCGGTAAGCGACGCGCCCATCACCTGGAGCTATACCTACACGCCCGACGATACAACCGTCGCGCCGGGTGGCCCGGGCATCGTGGACTGGGGCCGCTTCACGGCCAACCATCCGGGCCGATTCACGCTGCTTGCGCAGAGCGGCGGCGTGGTGGCGCGCAAGGTGCTGGAAGCCAAGCCGCGTGACGTGGTGCGCCGCATTTCCGTAACGGGTCGCGGCACCATCAACACCACCGCCACCAGCGACCTGTGGCCGTGGACGGGAAAGGATGGCCGCGACTACGTGCTGGTGGGCACCTGGGGCGGCGATGGCTATGGCATGGTGTTCGACATCACGGACATGAACAACATCGTGAAGACGGACTCCATCAAGATCGACGCGCGCACGATCAACGACGTGACGGTGTCACCCGACGGCCGCTACGGCGTGCTGGCGCGCGAGGGCGCGTCCAACCGTATCAACGGTGTGGTGATCCTGGACCTGGCCAATCCGGCGCATCCCAAGATTGCCTCCACCTTCGAGCAGGAATTGACGGGCGGCGTGCACAACATGTTCGCCACCAACGATCACCTGTTCGCGATCTCCGGTGGTCAGAAGTACGTCATCATCGACGTGAAGGACATCTACAAGCCGAAGTACGTGAGCGAGTACCAGCATCCCAATGCGCGCATTCATGACCTCTGGGTGCGCGACGGCATTGCCTACTCGGCACAGGGTGGCGTGGGCACCGTCATTGTGGATGTGGGCAACGGCAAGTGGGGCGGCACGATCGAGAAGCCCAAGCTCATCAACGTGTTCCCCATCAACTCGGGTCACGAGATCTATCCGTACGTCCAGAAGTCCACGGGTCGCACCTATCTGTTCATCGGCGATGAGGAGATGAACCGCGCCGGCCGCGTGTGGGAAGGGACGAACTATCGCAGCACGCTCGGCCAGAAGGGCGGCATCGCGCAGACCTCGGGCGGCTACGTGCACATCGTGGACGCCACCGACCCCATGAACATGCGCAAGGTGGGCCGCTACCACCTCGAAGACTACGGCGCGCACGACATCATCGTGGAAGACGACGTGCTGTATCAGGCCTACTACGACGGCGGCGTGCGCATTGTAGACGTGAGCGGCGAACTGATGGGCAACCTGGCCGAGCAGCGGCGCGAGATCGCGGTGTTCAAGCCGTATGACCCGCAGGGCCACACGGCCAACGCGCCGTTCGTGATGAACGCGATGCCGTGGAAGGGGCAGATCCTGTTCACGGACTTCAACACGGGTCTGTGGGCGGCGAAGCTGGAGCCGAAGCAGAAGGCGATTACGCCCTGA
- a CDS encoding CHRD domain-containing protein, whose product MTRHLWRSAASARPARTLAVLGLLTVGAASLSATPRVRDWAATLTGREGRKVSGTATAVPTADGKGVEVSVQLSGDTPGATRPWHVHVGSCSKSGGVFGGGRAYTPITIDAKGNGSAKATVPAVFADTSTYYVNIHDAAAAMSIIVACGDLARR is encoded by the coding sequence ATGACTCGCCACCTGTGGCGTTCCGCAGCGTCCGCGCGGCCTGCACGCACTCTCGCTGTGCTCGGCCTCCTGACAGTCGGTGCCGCCAGCCTCTCCGCCACCCCGCGCGTTCGTGATTGGGCCGCCACGCTGACCGGCCGCGAGGGACGAAAGGTGTCAGGTACCGCCACCGCCGTGCCCACCGCCGATGGCAAGGGCGTCGAGGTGAGTGTGCAGCTTTCCGGCGATACCCCCGGCGCCACCCGCCCATGGCACGTACACGTTGGCAGCTGTAGCAAGTCCGGCGGTGTGTTTGGCGGCGGCCGGGCCTATACACCCATCACCATCGATGCCAAGGGCAACGGCTCGGCCAAAGCCACCGTCCCGGCCGTCTTTGCCGATACCAGCACCTACTACGTGAACATCCACGACGCCGCCGCAGCCATGAGCATCATCGTGGCCTGTGGGGACCTGGCGCGACGCTAA
- the tyrA gene encoding bifunctional chorismate mutase/prephenate dehydrogenase produces MSSEAASAPPRTLSVLRAMIDALDRDLMQILARRMALVAEVAAYKRAHGIRIRDAQREHDVLRDRHERALELGLPAGEIESIFRVLLRSSRDHQAALRAEIPLSEAPRTVAVIGGHGKIGRLFVRLFGDLGHQLLVVDTDTTLRAAEAATAADVVVVSVPIEHTVSVIQEVGPHLNGDALLMDVTSIKAEPMAAMLAHTAASVVGTHPMFGPSVHTLQGQRVVLCRGRGDAWFDWVQHTFTARGLVTTEATPEQHDRAMAIVQVLTHFQTQVLGLTLARLGVPPSETMPFTSPAYLLELYVAARHFAQDPALYGPIEMRNPRTGDVTAAFGAATQELAAVIANADQAAFASLFHEVREFFGDFTAEALVQSSFLIDRIVERS; encoded by the coding sequence GTGAGCAGCGAGGCCGCCAGCGCGCCACCGCGCACACTGTCTGTGCTGCGCGCCATGATCGACGCGCTCGATCGCGACCTCATGCAGATTCTCGCGCGGCGCATGGCCCTGGTGGCCGAAGTGGCCGCCTACAAGCGCGCACACGGCATTCGCATTCGCGACGCGCAGCGTGAGCACGACGTCTTGCGCGACCGCCATGAGCGCGCGCTCGAGCTCGGGCTGCCTGCCGGAGAAATCGAGTCCATCTTCCGTGTGCTGCTGCGCTCCAGCCGCGATCATCAGGCCGCGTTGCGCGCCGAGATTCCGCTCAGCGAAGCGCCGCGTACCGTGGCCGTCATTGGTGGACATGGCAAGATCGGGCGGCTCTTCGTGCGGCTCTTCGGCGACCTGGGGCATCAACTGCTCGTCGTCGATACCGACACCACCTTGCGTGCGGCTGAGGCCGCAACCGCGGCCGATGTGGTGGTGGTGAGTGTGCCCATCGAGCACACGGTGTCCGTCATTCAGGAAGTTGGTCCGCATCTGAATGGTGACGCGCTGCTCATGGACGTCACCAGCATCAAGGCCGAGCCCATGGCCGCCATGCTCGCACATACCGCTGCGAGTGTGGTGGGCACGCACCCCATGTTCGGGCCCAGCGTGCACACGCTGCAGGGTCAGCGTGTGGTGCTGTGTCGGGGCCGGGGCGACGCCTGGTTTGACTGGGTGCAGCATACGTTCACGGCGCGTGGTCTGGTCACCACGGAAGCCACGCCTGAGCAGCACGACCGCGCCATGGCCATCGTGCAGGTGCTCACGCATTTCCAGACGCAGGTGCTGGGCCTCACACTCGCGCGGCTCGGCGTGCCGCCGTCGGAAACCATGCCCTTCACCTCGCCGGCCTATCTGCTCGAGCTCTACGTGGCGGCGCGGCACTTCGCGCAGGACCCCGCGCTTTACGGCCCCATCGAGATGCGCAATCCACGCACCGGTGACGTGACGGCCGCGTTTGGCGCGGCCACACAGGAACTCGCGGCGGTCATCGCCAACGCCGATCAGGCGGCGTTCGCGTCGCTGTTTCACGAGGTGCGCGAATTCTTCGGCGACTTCACCGCTGAGGCGCTGGTGCAGTCCAGCTTCCTCATCGATCGTATCGTGGAGCGCAGCTGA